The Carassius carassius chromosome 31, fCarCar2.1, whole genome shotgun sequence genome includes a region encoding these proteins:
- the LOC132111741 gene encoding calpain-1 catalytic subunit-like, which yields MPPPRANKKPRYELPTKDNTGTLHDPLKFLNQDYQELRKSCITNKKRFDDDKFPPDSSSIDPKKKLKLDLDQIKWLRPSEIATDPQLIVQGVSRFDYSQGCYLGNCWFLASVGALTFQKDIMDQVMPTDQSFDKDYAGIFHFRFWRFGKWIDVVIDDKLPTINGELIFVLSKTSNEFWPALLEKAYAKVCGSYADMNAGQVSEALLDFTGGVHVCYDLQKATIDLWSMMDRADKAKALMACNTHKGEKSENVLPNGIVQGHAYTVTGVFKVTCQGKPVRLVRVLNPWGMGEWNGAWSDNSSLWDKVSEKEKTSCRSLANDGEFWMSMEDFTKNFEDIDICCLSPDFLDSSSKCSWSTTCYNGSWECGSTAGGCSNNKDSFWTNPQFRVRIEKLDEECASGQCLENILVSLIQIHENRYRSLASNYSIGFSVYLIPPWVSTIQFKLKSIKLHNHIGFAL from the exons ATGCCTCCACCTCGTGCAAACAAGAAACCCAGGTATGAATTACCCACAAAAGACAACACGGGCACTCTCCACGACCCTTTGAAATTCTTGAATCAGGACTACCAGGAGCTGCGGAAGAGCTGCATCACCAATAAAAAGAGATTTGATGATGACAAGTTCCCTCCAGACAGCAGCTCCATTGACCCGAAGAAGAAACTTAAACTGGATCTGGACCAAATCAAATGGTTGAGGCCATCA GAAATAGCAACAGACCCTCAGCTTATTGTCCAGGGGGTTTCCAGGTTTGACTATTCCCAAGGATGTTATTTAG GAAACTGCTGGTTTCTTGCTTCAGTTGGGGCTTTAACATTTCAAAAGGACATCATGGACCAGGTCATGCCAACTGACCAGTCATTTGACAAAGATTATGCAGGGATATTTCACTTCAGA TTCTGGCGGTTTGGGAAATGGATCGATGTTGTCATTGATGACAAACTTCCAACAATCAATGGCGAACTCATTtttgttctttcaaaaacatctaatGAGTTTTGGCCTGCCTTACTGGAGAAAGCGTATGCCAA GGTGTGTGGCTCCTATGCTGACATGAATGCTGGTCAAGTGTCTGAGGCTCTGCTAGACTTCACCGGTGGCGTCCATGTGTGCTATGATCTACAAAAAGCAACTATTGATTTGTGGAGCATGATGGACCGTGCAGACAAAGCAAAGGCTCTGATGGCCTGCAATACCCATAAGGGG GAAAAATCTGAGAATGTATTACCTAATGGTATTGTTCAGGGCCATGCATATACAGTGACGGGGGTTTTTAAG GTAACATGCCAAGGAAAACCAGTGAGGCTGGTGAGAGTGTTGAATCCGTGGGGAATGGGCGAGTGGAATGGTGCCTGGAGTGACAA TTCTTCACTGTGGGACAAAGTGAGTGAGAAGGAGAAAACCAGTTGTCGTTCTTTGGCCAATGATGGAGAGTTCTG GATGTCAATGGAGGACTTCACCAAAAACTTTGAAGACATTGATATTTGCTGCCTCAGTCCTGATTTCCTGGACAGCTCTTCTAAATGCAGCTGGTCAACAACATGCTACAATGGCAGTTGGGAATGTGGGTCTACAGCTGGTGGCTGCAGCAATAATAAAG ACTCTTTCTGGACAAACCCTCAGTTTCGGGTGAGGATTGAGAAGCTTGATGAGGAATGTGCTAGTGGCCAGTGTCTTGAAAACATACTGGTGTCCCTCATTCAGATCCATGAGAACAGATACAGAAGTCTTGCTTCTAATTACTCCATCGGCTTCAGTGTTTATCTG ATACCACCATGGGTAAGTACAATACAATTCAAGCTCAAAAGTATTAAACTCCACAATCACATTGGTTTTGCTTTGTAA